Proteins from one Embleya scabrispora genomic window:
- a CDS encoding STAS domain-containing protein has translation MSSIAPLLSARKGRVGQVVEESDYSTYRVPCIPAPAGSGRVRRIEAPVVSKGVKAGGAVFDSSVEPRPGRGAGAMGVVLTSDRQLRVVRTTRPRGLRLEGEIDLANVDVVRRVLGAAARDGGDVRVDVSKLAFIDVAGLRVFVDHAGALARRGGHMVLVGASRQMVRVLTLCGWDAVPGLTMVERIAPAPRRPRI, from the coding sequence ATGTCGTCGATCGCCCCTCTGCTGTCAGCACGCAAAGGTAGGGTTGGCCAGGTGGTTGAAGAGTCCGATTACTCGACATACCGCGTGCCGTGCATCCCGGCCCCTGCGGGGAGCGGGCGCGTCCGCCGGATCGAGGCTCCGGTGGTTTCCAAGGGCGTCAAGGCGGGCGGTGCCGTGTTCGATTCCTCGGTGGAACCCCGGCCGGGTCGCGGCGCGGGCGCGATGGGCGTGGTCCTGACCAGCGACCGCCAGCTTCGCGTCGTGCGCACCACCCGACCGCGCGGCCTCCGGCTCGAAGGCGAGATCGACCTGGCGAACGTGGACGTGGTGCGCCGCGTCCTCGGCGCCGCCGCGCGCGACGGTGGCGACGTCCGGGTGGACGTGAGCAAGCTCGCGTTCATCGACGTCGCGGGTCTGCGCGTGTTCGTCGACCACGCCGGCGCATTGGCGCGGCGCGGTGGACACATGGTTCTGGTCGGCGCGAGCCGACAGATGGTGCGCGTGCTCACCCTGTGCGGGTGGGACGCCGTTCCGGGCCTGACCATGGTCGAGCGGATCGCTCCGGCGCCGCGCCGACCACGGATCTGA
- the gabT gene encoding 4-aminobutyrate--2-oxoglutarate transaminase — protein sequence MGASQPGGPSLPQERRLVTAIPGPKSTELMNRRNAAVPRGVSTTLPVFVTQAGGGVVVDVDGNSLIDFGSGIAVTSVGNSAEGVVRRASEQLQRFTHTCFMVTPYESYVAVAEQLNELTPGDHDKRTALFNSGAEAVENAIKIARAHTKRPAVVVFDHGYHGRTNLTMALTAKNMPYKESFGPFAPEVYRVPVAYPYRWLTGAKNCAEEAAAQAIDAITKQIGAHNVAAVVIEPILGEGGFIEPAKGFLPRIVEFCRENGIVFVADEIQTGFCRTGQWFACEDEGIVPDLITTAKGIAGGLPLAAVTGRAEIMDSAHAGGLGGTYGGNPVACAAALGAIETMRALDLNGAARRIGEIMLGRLGAMSEKFAEIGDVRGRGAMIAIELVEPGSKEPNPELAGALAKACHAQGLVVLTAGTYGNVLRFLPPLVIPEDLLVEGLDLLEQAFAATV from the coding sequence ATGGGCGCTTCGCAGCCCGGCGGGCCCTCGCTCCCGCAGGAGCGCCGGCTCGTCACCGCCATCCCCGGCCCGAAGTCGACCGAGCTGATGAACCGCCGCAACGCGGCGGTCCCGCGCGGCGTCAGCACCACCCTGCCGGTCTTCGTGACCCAGGCGGGTGGCGGCGTGGTCGTCGACGTGGACGGCAACTCGCTGATCGACTTCGGCTCCGGCATCGCGGTGACCAGCGTCGGCAACTCGGCCGAGGGCGTGGTGCGTCGCGCCTCCGAGCAGTTGCAGCGCTTCACCCACACGTGCTTCATGGTGACCCCGTACGAGTCGTACGTGGCCGTCGCCGAGCAGCTGAACGAGCTGACCCCCGGCGACCACGACAAGCGCACCGCGCTGTTCAACTCGGGCGCCGAGGCGGTGGAGAACGCGATCAAGATCGCGCGCGCTCACACCAAGCGCCCCGCCGTCGTGGTCTTCGATCACGGCTACCACGGTCGTACCAACCTGACCATGGCGCTGACCGCGAAGAACATGCCGTACAAGGAGTCGTTCGGCCCGTTCGCGCCCGAGGTGTACCGGGTCCCGGTCGCCTACCCCTACCGCTGGCTCACCGGCGCAAAGAACTGCGCCGAGGAGGCCGCCGCGCAGGCGATCGACGCGATCACCAAGCAGATCGGCGCGCACAACGTCGCCGCCGTGGTGATCGAGCCGATCCTGGGCGAGGGCGGCTTCATCGAGCCGGCCAAGGGCTTCCTGCCCAGGATCGTGGAGTTCTGCCGGGAGAACGGCATCGTCTTCGTCGCGGACGAGATCCAGACCGGGTTCTGCCGCACCGGCCAGTGGTTCGCGTGTGAGGACGAGGGCATCGTGCCCGACCTGATCACCACCGCCAAGGGCATCGCGGGCGGCCTGCCGCTGGCCGCGGTGACGGGGCGCGCCGAGATCATGGATTCCGCCCATGCGGGTGGTCTGGGCGGCACGTACGGCGGCAACCCGGTCGCGTGCGCGGCGGCGCTCGGCGCGATCGAGACCATGCGCGCGCTCGACCTGAACGGCGCGGCCCGCCGGATCGGCGAGATCATGCTGGGCCGACTGGGCGCGATGAGCGAGAAGTTCGCCGAGATCGGCGACGTCCGCGGGCGCGGCGCGATGATCGCGATCGAGCTGGTCGAGCCCGGCTCGAAGGAGCCGAACCCGGAGCTGGCCGGCGCGCTCGCCAAGGCGTGCCACGCGCAGGGCCTGGTGGTGCTGACCGCCGGCACCTACGGCAACGTGCTGCGCTTCCTGCCGCCGCTGGTGATCCCGGAGGACCTGCTCGTCGAGGGTCTGGACCTGCTGGAGCAGGCCTTCGCCGCGACGGTCTGA
- a CDS encoding PucR family transcriptional regulator, with protein MPPTLASLVRAPVLDLRVLAGKGGLEREVRWVHTSELADPTPYLEGGELLLTTGMKLGRNNAERRAYVERLAAAEVAGLGIGVGLTLDRVPAVIVETAESCGFPVFEVPRPTPFIAISKVVSSALAAEQYETVTTGFAVQQELTRAAAGREGAATLIRRLAGRLDGWAALYDADGTLRQVAPAAARPRTEALRADIDKLRRMPAPSSASLQEDEGDGRVVVQSLGAERRISGFLAVGTDRPARTADRQTLGTAASLLTLALEQSRAGADAGARMRTALLRLLLTGERATPAELAHDIEADLPPGPWRMVVATGPDAAVAAFTERLCARAVRAGTPALTGELAGATVLVLPDSVDPVEPVDLPGLVAGVSGPVEPDRAGDGYRQALGAHAMGLRSEKALTVHGRDAGGLLPLLDGDAVHAWADQVLAPLRAHDAGGRGDLIVSLRAWLARHGQWDAAAGDLGVHRHTLRYRIRRVEEILGRTLDDPDTRAELWFALRDTTGTAEDKS; from the coding sequence ATGCCGCCCACCCTCGCCTCCCTGGTCCGCGCGCCCGTCCTCGACCTGCGCGTGCTCGCGGGCAAGGGCGGCCTGGAGCGCGAGGTGCGGTGGGTGCACACCAGCGAACTGGCCGACCCCACGCCCTACCTGGAGGGCGGCGAACTGCTGCTCACCACCGGGATGAAGCTCGGCCGCAACAACGCCGAGCGGCGCGCCTACGTCGAGCGGCTGGCCGCCGCCGAGGTGGCGGGCCTGGGCATCGGCGTGGGCCTGACCCTGGACCGGGTGCCCGCGGTGATCGTCGAGACGGCCGAGAGTTGCGGCTTCCCGGTGTTCGAGGTGCCCCGACCGACCCCGTTCATCGCGATCAGCAAGGTGGTCTCCTCGGCGCTGGCGGCCGAGCAGTACGAGACGGTCACCACCGGATTCGCGGTGCAGCAGGAACTGACCCGGGCCGCCGCCGGGCGCGAGGGCGCCGCGACGCTGATCCGCCGACTCGCGGGCCGGCTCGACGGCTGGGCCGCGCTCTACGACGCCGACGGGACGCTGCGCCAGGTGGCGCCGGCGGCCGCCCGTCCGCGTACCGAGGCGCTGCGCGCCGACATCGACAAGCTGCGCCGGATGCCCGCCCCGTCCTCGGCGTCGCTCCAGGAGGACGAGGGCGACGGGCGGGTGGTGGTGCAGTCGCTGGGCGCCGAGCGGCGGATCAGCGGCTTCCTGGCGGTGGGTACCGACCGGCCCGCGCGTACCGCCGACCGGCAGACCCTGGGCACCGCCGCGTCGCTGCTCACCCTGGCCCTGGAGCAGTCCCGGGCGGGCGCCGACGCCGGGGCCCGGATGCGGACCGCGCTGCTGCGGCTGCTGCTTACGGGGGAGCGGGCGACGCCCGCCGAACTGGCCCACGACATCGAGGCCGATCTGCCGCCGGGGCCGTGGCGGATGGTGGTGGCCACCGGACCGGACGCGGCGGTGGCCGCGTTCACGGAGCGGCTGTGCGCGCGGGCGGTCCGGGCGGGTACTCCGGCGCTGACCGGCGAACTGGCCGGCGCGACGGTGCTGGTGCTACCGGACTCGGTGGACCCGGTCGAGCCGGTCGACCTGCCTGGGCTGGTCGCGGGCGTGTCCGGTCCGGTCGAGCCGGACCGGGCGGGCGACGGCTACCGGCAGGCGCTGGGCGCGCACGCGATGGGCCTGCGCTCGGAGAAGGCGCTGACCGTGCACGGCCGGGACGCGGGCGGCCTGCTGCCGCTCCTGGACGGCGACGCGGTGCACGCGTGGGCCGACCAGGTGCTCGCGCCGCTGCGCGCGCACGACGCGGGCGGTCGGGGCGACCTGATCGTCTCGCTGCGCGCGTGGCTGGCCCGGCACGGGCAATGGGACGCGGCGGCGGGCGACCTGGGCGTACATCGGCACACGCTGCGCTATCGCATCCGCCGGGTCGAGGAGATCCTCGGCCGCACCCTGGACGATCCCGACACTCGCGCGGAACTGTGGTTCGCGCTGCGCGACACGACCGGCACCGCCGAGGACAAGTCGTAG